From Campylobacter upsaliensis, the proteins below share one genomic window:
- a CDS encoding UDP-N-acetylmuramate dehydrogenase, which yields MIIDFKKYSSVRIGQAFEVEVLDNVREFDGFIIGGANNILISPEPKKMGILGEEFNFIKILDKNADFITLQIGCATKSSTIYQFAKKHNLKGFEFLTKIPGKLGGLLKMNAGLKDCNISTNLSKIMTAKGEIKRDEINFSYRFNPLKMPFFWAEFKLEFGFDYEKDKTLKLARSNQPSGASFGSIFKNPKDDYAGRLIEAVGLKGFRKNDAKLSEKHANFLINQKNASFEDALFLIEFARKRVFEEFGILLENEVIIL from the coding sequence ATGATTATAGATTTTAAAAAATACTCCTCCGTGCGTATAGGACAAGCTTTTGAAGTCGAAGTTTTAGATAATGTGCGTGAATTTGACGGCTTTATAATAGGAGGAGCTAATAATATTTTAATAAGCCCAGAGCCTAAAAAAATGGGCATTTTAGGAGAGGAATTTAATTTTATCAAAATTCTCGATAAAAACGCAGATTTTATCACGCTTCAAATAGGCTGTGCAACTAAATCAAGCACCATATATCAATTTGCCAAAAAGCATAATTTAAAAGGCTTTGAATTCCTTACTAAAATCCCGGGCAAACTTGGCGGACTTTTAAAAATGAATGCGGGACTTAAAGATTGTAATATTAGCACAAATTTAAGCAAAATTATGACAGCAAAAGGGGAAATAAAACGCGATGAAATAAACTTTTCCTACCGCTTTAATCCCCTTAAAATGCCCTTTTTTTGGGCGGAATTTAAGCTTGAATTTGGCTTTGATTACGAAAAAGATAAGACTTTAAAACTCGCCAGGTCTAATCAGCCAAGCGGTGCTAGTTTTGGCTCTATCTTTAAAAATCCTAAAGATGATTATGCGGGGCGTTTAATTGAAGCAGTGGGACTTAAAGGCTTTAGAAAAAATGACGCAAAATTAAGCGAAAAGCACGCAAATTTTCTCATCAATCAAAAAAACGCCAGCTTTGAAGACGCACTTTTTCTTATCGAGTTTGCAAGAAAAAGAGTCTTTGAGGAATTTGGAATTTTGCTTGAAAATGAAGTCATAATCCTTTAA
- a CDS encoding biotin synthase has protein sequence MQIMLCAICNIASGNCSEDCKYCTQSAFVKTKIQKYRRKEIAQIVYEAKMAKKNEALGFCLVTAGLGLDDEKLEYVCEAAHAVKKEEPNLLLIACNGKASVEQLKELKKAGIFSYNHNLESSREFFPQICTTHTWESRFETNLNAKEAGLMLCCGGIYGMGESEADRISFRKSLKELEPFSSPINFFIANENLNLKVPKLSADEALQIIKDSKKDLPNSVLMVAGGREVVLKDRQYEIFEAGAGAIVVGDYLTTKGEEPSKDILKLREMGFSFASECH, from the coding sequence ATGCAAATTATGCTTTGTGCTATTTGTAATATCGCGAGTGGAAATTGCTCTGAAGACTGCAAATACTGCACCCAAAGTGCCTTTGTCAAAACAAAAATTCAAAAATATCGCCGCAAAGAAATCGCTCAAATCGTTTATGAAGCTAAAATGGCTAAGAAAAACGAAGCCTTAGGATTTTGTCTTGTTACTGCTGGGCTAGGGCTTGATGATGAAAAATTAGAATATGTTTGCGAAGCAGCTCACGCCGTAAAAAAAGAAGAGCCAAATTTACTTCTAATCGCCTGTAATGGCAAGGCTAGTGTGGAACAGTTAAAAGAGCTTAAAAAAGCTGGAATTTTTTCTTACAATCACAATCTTGAAAGCTCACGCGAATTTTTCCCACAAATTTGCACAACACACACTTGGGAGAGTCGTTTTGAGACAAATTTAAATGCCAAAGAAGCTGGGCTTATGCTTTGCTGTGGGGGAATTTATGGTATGGGTGAGAGTGAGGCAGATAGAATAAGCTTTAGAAAGTCCTTAAAGGAGCTTGAGCCTTTTTCAAGCCCGATTAATTTTTTCATCGCTAATGAAAATTTGAATTTGAAAGTGCCAAAATTAAGTGCTGATGAAGCTTTGCAAATCATCAAAGATAGTAAAAAGGATCTACCAAATTCCGTTTTAATGGTCGCTGGAGGGCGTGAAGTGGTGCTTAAAGATAGGCAATATGAAATTTTTGAAGCAGGAGCCGGGGCTATTGTGGTGGGAGATTATCTTACAACCAAAGGAGAAGAGCCAAGTAAAGATATTTTAAAGCTTAGAGAAATGGGATTTAGCTTTGCATCCGAGTGTCATTGA
- a CDS encoding 3'(2'),5'-bisphosphate nucleotidase CysQ family protein, with product MNLDSYLNLALDAAEKASKAILKEKENLKILSKEDGTALTSADLASNEILSEALAKTDLKILSEEKILSYEERRELEYFWLIDPLDGTKGFIKGQDEYCIMISLIHQKRPILALIKSPEKNEVFYAHKESKVYKNASLLQNDETFFKKNQYTALLSINHLCKEDEEFAKKYQLKALNISSGLKFTALLEGRAGIYRRKEKLNIWDIAAGDFLLNQNGGFMGKFDKTLLSYNEKDLRADYFIAVSNKAFLQDFGD from the coding sequence ATGAATTTAGACTCTTATTTAAATTTGGCTCTAGACGCTGCAGAAAAAGCATCTAAAGCTATACTAAAAGAAAAAGAAAATCTTAAAATTCTATCCAAAGAAGACGGCACGGCTCTTACTTCAGCCGACCTTGCCTCCAATGAAATTTTAAGCGAAGCTCTTGCAAAAACGGATTTAAAAATTCTTTCTGAAGAAAAAATCTTAAGTTATGAAGAAAGGCGAGAATTAGAGTATTTTTGGCTCATCGACCCTCTTGATGGCACAAAAGGCTTTATAAAAGGACAAGATGAATACTGCATTATGATAAGCTTAATTCATCAAAAACGCCCTATTTTAGCCCTTATCAAAAGTCCTGAAAAAAATGAAGTTTTTTACGCACACAAAGAAAGTAAAGTTTATAAAAATGCAAGTCTTCTTCAAAACGATGAAACTTTTTTTAAAAAAAATCAATATACCGCACTTTTAAGCATTAATCATCTTTGTAAAGAAGATGAAGAATTTGCTAAAAAATATCAATTAAAAGCCTTAAATATAAGCTCTGGGCTTAAATTTACCGCTCTTTTAGAAGGAAGGGCTGGAATTTATAGACGCAAAGAAAAACTAAACATCTGGGACATAGCTGCTGGAGATTTTTTACTTAATCAAAATGGTGGCTTTATGGGAAAATTTGATAAAACTTTACTTTCTTACAATGAAAAAGATTTAAGGGCGGATTATTTCATCGCGGTATCAAATAAGGCTTTTTTGCAAGATTTTGGCGATTAA
- a CDS encoding citrate synthase, whose protein sequence is MSNTITLIDNRNGKSCEFPIYNATLGPSVVDMSSFYKQTGMFCYDEGLTSTATCKSQITYIDGEKGILKHRGYPIEWLAENKVFLDVVHLLLYKELPDEGRLESFRYELKKRSFIHEGMHKLFDAFPDNAHPMAVLQGAVSSLSAFYPDHLNMNVKEEYMEMAARIVAKIPTIVATAYRYKNGFPMAYPNLDRGFTENFLYMLRTYPYDHVKLRPIEIKALDTVFMLHADHEQNASTSTVRAVGSTHAHPYACISAGIGALWGHAHGGANEGVIRMLEMIGTPDRVDEFIKKAKDKNDPFRLMGFGHRVYKNFDPRAKVLKKLRDQLIDELDIDTNLIKVATKIEEIALQDDYFVQRNLYPNVDFHSGLILKALGIPNEMFATLFVIGRTPGWIAQWIEQKEQESLKIVRPRQLYLGEVEK, encoded by the coding sequence ATGTCAAACACCATAACTCTAATAGATAATAGAAATGGCAAAAGCTGTGAATTTCCTATTTACAATGCGACTTTAGGACCTAGCGTTGTCGATATGTCAAGCTTTTATAAGCAAACAGGTATGTTTTGCTACGATGAAGGCTTGACCTCTACTGCTACCTGCAAATCGCAAATCACCTACATTGACGGCGAAAAGGGCATTTTGAAACATCGCGGTTATCCTATTGAGTGGCTTGCGGAAAATAAAGTTTTTTTAGATGTGGTTCATCTTTTGCTCTATAAAGAATTACCCGATGAGGGTAGGTTGGAGTCGTTCCGCTACGAACTTAAAAAACGCTCTTTTATCCACGAGGGGATGCATAAACTCTTTGACGCTTTCCCAGATAATGCCCATCCTATGGCGGTTTTACAAGGGGCAGTTTCTTCACTTTCAGCCTTTTATCCTGATCATTTAAATATGAATGTTAAAGAAGAATATATGGAAATGGCAGCACGCATTGTTGCTAAGATTCCTACCATAGTCGCCACTGCTTATCGTTACAAAAATGGCTTTCCTATGGCTTATCCCAATTTAGATAGGGGCTTTACCGAAAATTTCTTATATATGCTTCGCACCTATCCTTACGACCATGTGAAATTAAGACCGATTGAAATTAAAGCTTTAGATACAGTGTTTATGCTTCACGCAGATCACGAGCAAAATGCCTCAACATCGACAGTTCGTGCAGTTGGCTCAACGCACGCTCACCCTTATGCTTGTATTAGTGCGGGCATTGGTGCGCTTTGGGGACACGCACACGGCGGAGCCAATGAGGGCGTCATTCGTATGCTTGAAATGATAGGCACACCTGATAGGGTTGATGAATTTATCAAAAAAGCTAAGGATAAAAATGATCCTTTTAGACTTATGGGTTTTGGACATAGGGTTTATAAGAATTTTGACCCGCGCGCTAAGGTGCTTAAAAAGCTTAGAGACCAGCTTATTGACGAGCTTGACATTGATACTAATCTCATTAAAGTCGCCACTAAAATCGAAGAAATCGCTCTACAAGATGATTATTTCGTGCAAAGAAATCTTTATCCCAATGTTGATTTTCACAGCGGCTTGATCTTAAAGGCGTTAGGGATTCCAAATGAAATGTTTGCCACACTTTTTGTTATCGGTAGAACGCCCGGATGGATCGCACAATGGATCGAGCAAAAAGAACAAGAAAGCCTCAAAATAGTCCGCCCAAGACAACTTTATCTAGGTGAAGTAGAAAAATGA
- the fliQ gene encoding flagellar biosynthesis protein FliQ: MEESTLVALGVATFKVTLLLSLPMLLAGLIAGLIISIFQATTQINEMTLSFVPKIILVVVVIIFLMPWMTSTMIDFTANILNQIPTFIK, encoded by the coding sequence ATGGAAGAAAGCACTCTCGTGGCACTTGGCGTAGCGACTTTTAAGGTTACTCTTTTACTTTCTTTACCTATGCTTTTAGCGGGGCTTATCGCGGGGCTTATCATTAGCATCTTTCAAGCGACCACGCAAATTAATGAAATGACGCTTTCTTTCGTGCCTAAAATCATCTTAGTCGTCGTTGTAATCATCTTTTTAATGCCGTGGATGACCTCAACGATGATTGATTTTACCGCAAATATACTCAATCAAATTCCAACTTTTATCAAATGA
- a CDS encoding cation:proton antiporter, with protein MHPSVIDPQNLIDLKILIIIAICLLLSPHIAKILRLSLSATEIMLGALVAYFGFALESENFKLLANIGFAYLMFIAGMEVNLHHLFSMDKKLAQKSLIYILLLYTLSSLLVWIFGLHYIFILIIPVMSVGLLSILYKDFGKECYWLNVSMLVATLAEVVSIVLLTLVGAFLNEGTSALDVAKSILYLNLFLALCIVSFKFLKVLFWWYPQLQTLLMPWEDKNEKDIRFCVAIFIFIVVAMMITRLEIVLGAFIAGSFIATFFNHKKDLEHKLSSFGYGFLIPIFFLYIGTTFNLSLLLNYEIVLQAFLLMFSMIILRVVSALTFYKKMGFKNMLLFALSHSMPLTLLIATATLSYSAKLITANLYSALILTAFLEAVLVMSMIKILANSCK; from the coding sequence TTGCATCCGAGTGTCATTGACCCGCAAAATCTTATCGATCTTAAAATTCTTATTATTATCGCTATTTGTTTGCTTTTATCGCCACATATAGCAAAAATTCTACGCCTTAGCCTTTCAGCGACTGAAATTATGCTCGGGGCTTTGGTGGCGTATTTTGGATTTGCCTTAGAGAGTGAAAATTTTAAGCTTTTAGCAAATATAGGCTTTGCTTATCTTATGTTTATCGCTGGTATGGAAGTGAATTTACATCATTTATTTAGTATGGATAAAAAACTAGCACAAAAAAGCCTTATTTATATTCTTTTACTTTATACACTTTCTTCTTTGCTGGTGTGGATTTTTGGGCTGCATTATATTTTTATTTTAATTATCCCTGTGATGAGTGTGGGACTTTTATCCATACTTTATAAAGATTTTGGCAAGGAGTGCTACTGGCTTAATGTCTCTATGCTAGTGGCAACTTTAGCTGAGGTTGTATCCATAGTGCTTTTGACCTTAGTGGGTGCTTTTTTAAACGAAGGCACAAGTGCGCTTGATGTCGCTAAAAGCATCTTATATCTTAATCTTTTCCTAGCTCTTTGCATTGTGAGTTTCAAATTTCTTAAGGTGCTTTTTTGGTGGTATCCGCAGCTTCAAACTCTCTTAATGCCTTGGGAGGATAAAAACGAAAAAGATATAAGATTTTGTGTGGCGATTTTTATCTTTATCGTGGTGGCTATGATGATTACCAGACTAGAAATTGTGTTAGGAGCTTTTATCGCCGGTTCTTTCATTGCGACTTTTTTTAATCACAAAAAAGACTTAGAGCATAAACTCTCAAGCTTTGGTTATGGTTTTTTAATCCCCATTTTTTTTCTTTACATCGGCACAACCTTCAATCTTTCTTTACTTTTAAATTATGAAATCGTTTTGCAAGCATTTTTATTAATGTTTTCAATGATTATTTTAAGGGTGGTAAGTGCTCTTACTTTTTATAAAAAAATGGGTTTTAAAAATATGCTTCTTTTTGCTCTAAGCCACTCTATGCCACTAACCTTACTCATCGCTACGGCTACGCTTTCTTATTCGGCTAAACTCATCACGGCAAATCTTTATTCAGCTTTGATTTTAACAGCATTTTTAGAGGCTGTTTTGGTGATGAGTATGATTAAAATTCTTGCAAATTCTTGCAAATAG